GAATGAGTATCGGGCCTTTAAGTTTTTTGATATTTTTCAGATTTTCCATAAGATGGTTCAGGTTATGGCCATCAACCGGCCCGAAGTATTGAAAGCCAAGCTCTTCAAATAACATACCGGGTGTTACAAAACCCTTTACCGCCTCTTCAATGTGCATTGCCGCCTTATATACCCTGTCGCCAACGGCCGGTATGTTTTTCAGCATCTTTTTAAGCTCTTCCCTTGTATTGTTTATAAATTCGCCGGTCATAATCCTGTTCAGATAAGATGATAAGGCGCCGATGTTCTTCGATATTGACATCTCGTTGTCGTTCAGTACCACAATGATATCGCTTTTTAAATCCCCGGCATGGTTCAACGCTTCAAAAGACATACCGCCTGTTAACGAACCGTCACCGATGACAGTAATAATCTTATATGACTGGTTCAATATTTTCCTTGCCTCAGCAAGACCGACAGCAACGGAAATGGAATTGCTTGCGTGCCCTGTGTTAAAAACATCATATTTGCTTTCCTGCTTACTCGGAAATCCGCATAATCCATCATCCTGCCTCAGTGTTCCAAATAGTTCTCTTCTGCCGGTTAAAATTTTATGTGCGTAGCACTGGTGCCCTACATCCCAGATGATCTTGTCTTCAGGCGTATTGAAGATGTAATGGAGGGCGACGGTGAGTTCGACAACACCAAGGCTTGAAGAGAGATGCCCCCCTGTTTGCGAGACCGTATCTATGATGAGTTTCCGTATCTCTGCTGACAGCCGTATAAGCTCGGAAATGGTTAATTTCTTGAGATCTTCAGGGGAATTGATTTTTTCGAGAAACATCAGGAAACCCTGTTACAGATATACCCTGCAAGGGCAGAGAGTATTTTTGAATTCTCTCCCAGAAATTCTATAGCCTCTATCGCTTCTTCAATAAGCTGTTCTACCTTTATTTTTGATGCCACTATGCCATAATGTTTTATAAAGGTCTGTTTGCCGGAGTCTTTTTTAAGTCTTTTCCCTACGATATCCTCATTGCCTTCTGCATCTAATATATCATCGGTAATCTGAAAGGCAAGACCTATGGATTCGGCATATTTCGTAAATTTTTTTAGTTCTTTAACCTTTGCTCCTCCTGTTATTGCACCTGTTCGCACAGAAGCCCTGATAAGGGCTGTAGTTTTATGCATGTGAATGAAATTAAGGATATTCTTTGTCCCTTCCTTACCATCGTAGAGCACATCCATAACCTGGCCGCCAACCATACCGTTAGCACCGGCAGCCGAAGCAACCTCAAAGATAATTTGTTTCAGTATCTTTGGACTGATTCTGTAAGTATAATGGTTGTCGGTCATAATCCTGAAAGCTTCAGTCAGGAGACCATCGCCTGCCAGAATGGCGATTGCATCACCGAATACTTTATGACAGGTGGGTTTACCGCGTCTTATGTCATCATTGTCAATGCTTGGCAAGTCGTCATGAATAAGGGAGTATGTATGTATCATCTCGATAGCGCAGGCAATGGGGAGCAAGTCATCGCTCGTTTTGCCGTTGGCTTCGCATGTGGCTATAGCAAGTATGGGTCTGATTCTTTTTCCATTGGAGAACAGTGAGTACTCCATGGCGTCTCTAAGTGTGCCGGGCGTTGTCTGCAAGGATGAAAAGATGTCCTTCAAGACGTCATCTACAATAATCCTTTTATCGTGAAGAAATGTTCCCAGTTCCACTTAAATATCTTCCTGAAGGAATGGCTTCTTTCCTGTTGAGCCGTCTTCTTTTTTTATAAGAATTTCGACTTTCTTTTCAATCTCATCAAGTCTTTTTGAAAGGTCCTTTGTTAATGAAAGCCCTTCTTTAAAAAGTGTTAACGCCTCATCAAGAGAGATATTACCCTCATCAAGCGTTTTTACTATGCCTTCGAGTTTTTTCAGTCCTTCTTCAAATTTCATAAGCTTGAATGCCTATTATAAAATTTAAAACCGGGGTTTTGCAAGTATTTCCATTGTCGGGAATAGCATTCAGGGGTCAGAATGTATTAAAATCTTTTTATATCGGATTCTCTGCTGACCCTTGAATGCTGAAAAAAAGTTATTGTGCCGCCATCATATATCAGATTTTAATTGCTGTCTTTAATCTTTGCGACAATCTCCTCACTGCTAAGGGAACTTATAGATTTTAAAAGCCCTTCTTTCCTGTAAAAGTCTATAAGGGGTGTCGTTTTCTCATTGTATGTCTCAAGTCGTTTTGTGATGGCTTCTACTGTTTCGTCGGCACGTTGTACCGCAGGTGAGCCGCATTTCAGACAGGTGCCGTCCGGTGCAGGCGGCTTGCTTTTAATGTTGTATATTTCCTGACAATCAGGGTTTGAGCAGGTCCTGCGGGTAGTCAGCCTGTCGAGTATAACATCTTTCGGCACATCAAGATCAATCACTTTGTCAAGTTTCAGGTTAAGCTTCACAAGCAGGTTCTTTAACGCCTCGGCCTGAGGAATAGTTCTGGGAAAACCATCAAGGATAAAGCCTTTTTCACAATCAGGCTCCTTTAATCTTACCCCCATTATATCCATGATAAGCTCATCGGGGACAAGCTCGCCGCGCTCCATATACCCTTGAGCCTTCTTGCCAAGCTCGGACCCTGCCTTTACTGCATTTCTCAGGATGTCCCCTGTTGAGATCTGAACCGAACCATCATAATCTGTCAATAATTTTGCAACAGTACCCTTGCCGGCACCGGGTGCCCCCAATAAAACAATTTTCATTACACGTCCTCCTTTTATATTATGTCCAATATTCTATTTGTTTTTTGCCTTTTCCTGCTTTTCTTTTCTCTTTTCTTTCAAAGTCTTTTGTGGTGCCTTTTTTGTTTCATTTTTAGGTTTATCTTTTCCTGTTGCCATAAAAACCTCCTGATTCGTAATTGAATAATTGAGTCTATCAAATAAAACAGAAAAAATCATTGATAAAAAAGGTCTGGAGTTCCCTGAGTTTTTGTCGGATGCAGCCGGAACGGGAATAAATCAATCTAAATCAACGAAAGCGATGAAAACACACGGCCTTTGTTTTTTTATCTCCAAGCATACAGTGGGATCGAGATTAACCCAATAAATATCAACACGCTTCATAATCAATGCCGTCTCCTGCGGTAACGTCCCACGCTGTCATGCCCTGGTTTAAAGCTTCGTCCTTCTCAACTGCCCGCACACTGCGTTGTTTTTGCCCGAGGCACTGCCTTCATCATGCTTTTGAAGAAGGGAAGGAAAAGGAGATTGCAGAAATGCTAACCACTCCAGAGATTCAGGAACTTCGGAAGAAGCTCTACCAGAAGGCCAAGCAGTATGCTGTAAAAGCCACTGGAAGAAGATGATTGGAAAGCCGTATTCGGGAAAACTGAACGTATGGTTTGATGAGGGGGAATTGGAAACCTATGACCGCTATAGTCCTTAGTATATGCGTGCATCAAAAAGCCCAAAAGCGGCTCCAGCAAGGTGCCAGTTCTCTACTCTACCATCATCCTTACCATGATCCTGGCGTCGCAGATCCGGACACCGTGAGAGGAGACGAATACAGGGTTTAGATCCATTTCCCGAACCTCGGGATGATTTGTGATAAACGTTGAAATCCGGAAGAGAAAATTCTCAACTGCCGGGAGATCAATCGTTCCGCTTCGAGGGTTTCTGAGCGCCCCGAAACCCTTAAGTTCTTCCATCATATCCTTCGCATCAGAAGCTTCTATCGGGATCAATCTGAAAGAAACATCTTTCATTGCTTCCACAAAGACGCCTCCCAATCCGAACATCAGAACGGGGCCAAACTGCATATCCATAAGCATCCCGACGATCACTTCG
This DNA window, taken from Pseudomonadota bacterium, encodes the following:
- a CDS encoding polyprenyl synthetase family protein; this encodes MELGTFLHDKRIIVDDVLKDIFSSLQTTPGTLRDAMEYSLFSNGKRIRPILAIATCEANGKTSDDLLPIACAIEMIHTYSLIHDDLPSIDNDDIRRGKPTCHKVFGDAIAILAGDGLLTEAFRIMTDNHYTYRISPKILKQIIFEVASAAGANGMVGGQVMDVLYDGKEGTKNILNFIHMHKTTALIRASVRTGAITGGAKVKELKKFTKYAESIGLAFQITDDILDAEGNEDIVGKRLKKDSGKQTFIKHYGIVASKIKVEQLIEEAIEAIEFLGENSKILSALAGYICNRVS
- the xseB gene encoding exodeoxyribonuclease VII small subunit, with the protein product MKFEEGLKKLEGIVKTLDEGNISLDEALTLFKEGLSLTKDLSKRLDEIEKKVEILIKKEDGSTGKKPFLQEDI
- a CDS encoding adenylate kinase, producing MKIVLLGAPGAGKGTVAKLLTDYDGSVQISTGDILRNAVKAGSELGKKAQGYMERGELVPDELIMDIMGVRLKEPDCEKGFILDGFPRTIPQAEALKNLLVKLNLKLDKVIDLDVPKDVILDRLTTRRTCSNPDCQEIYNIKSKPPAPDGTCLKCGSPAVQRADETVEAITKRLETYNEKTTPLIDFYRKEGLLKSISSLSSEEIVAKIKDSN
- a CDS encoding acetate--CoA ligase family protein; translated protein: MESLLLGVDALTFLEKEGFPVLKSLLARNEDEAASKALEIGLPVTLKLSSPDVIHKTETGGIRSSLKDEAEVRQAFREIVETFTSDYPEKRLDGIIVQRQGNGFEVIVGMLMDMQFGPVLMFGLGGVFVEAMKDVSFRLIPIEASDAKDMMEELKGFGALRNPRSGTIDLPAVENFLFRISTFITNHPEVREMDLNPVFVSSHGVRICDARIMVRMMVE